In Leptotrichia sp. oral taxon 215 str. W9775, the following are encoded in one genomic region:
- a CDS encoding replication initiation protein: MYYLRSTKVDKDNQTVKVKVNEEFTWVLNVLTEGLFTRFELEEFIELKSSYTKEFYRRMKQFRTTGIWKVSIEEFRRLLDVPANYRICDIDNWVLKPIQKELKKKYNLKIKKK; encoded by the coding sequence TTGTATTATTTACGAAGTACAAAAGTTGATAAAGATAATCAAACTGTTAAAGTTAAAGTTAACGAAGAATTTACGTGGGTGTTAAATGTTCTCACAGAAGGATTATTTACTAGATTTGAATTAGAAGAATTTATTGAATTAAAATCTAGCTACACTAAAGAATTTTACAGGAGAATGAAACAGTTTAGGACAACAGGGATATGGAAAGTTAGTATTGAAGAATTTAGAAGATTACTAGATGTACCAGCTAATTATCGTATTTGTGATATTGATAATTGGGTTTTAAAACCTATTCAAAAAGAATTGAAGAAAAAATATAATCTGAAGATTAAAAAAAAA